A genomic stretch from Armatimonadota bacterium includes:
- a CDS encoding purine-nucleoside phosphorylase has translation MNWAARAREAAQAVVRMGARTPEVAVILGSGLGALADEVSADAVVAYGEIPHFPRPNVEGHAGRLVVGTLEGRAVAVMQGRAHFYEGHTMAEVAFPVRVLRALGARILVVSNAAGGLNRQWHTGDLMVISDHINFMGTNPLIGPNEAELGPRFPDMSAAYDKELIAVAEAAALDLGIPLRKGIYVGVSGPSYETPAELRMLARWGADAVGMSTVHEVIVARHAGMRVLGLTAITDMATGEVVDQVSHEEVLNVARDLEPRFVRLTRRIIATLRA, from the coding sequence ATGAACTGGGCGGCTCGCGCGCGAGAAGCGGCGCAGGCGGTGGTACGCATGGGTGCAAGGACGCCGGAGGTGGCAGTCATCCTGGGATCAGGATTGGGGGCGCTGGCGGACGAGGTCTCCGCCGATGCTGTCGTGGCCTACGGCGAGATACCGCACTTCCCCCGCCCCAATGTTGAAGGGCATGCCGGCCGCCTGGTTGTGGGAACCCTGGAGGGCCGCGCGGTCGCGGTGATGCAGGGCCGGGCGCACTTCTACGAGGGCCACACGATGGCCGAGGTTGCCTTCCCGGTGCGCGTGCTGCGCGCGCTTGGAGCCCGGATCCTGGTGGTGAGCAACGCCGCCGGCGGGCTCAACCGGCAGTGGCACACCGGGGACCTGATGGTGATTTCCGATCACATCAACTTCATGGGCACCAACCCGCTGATCGGACCCAACGAGGCCGAGTTGGGTCCGCGGTTTCCCGACATGTCCGCCGCGTATGACAAGGAGCTCATCGCGGTCGCTGAGGCCGCGGCCCTCGATCTTGGGATACCGCTGCGCAAGGGCATCTATGTCGGCGTCTCCGGACCGTCCTATGAGACCCCGGCGGAGTTGCGCATGCTGGCCCGCTGGGGGGCGGATGCCGTGGGGATGTCCACCGTGCACGAGGTAATCGTGGCGCGGCATGCCGGGATGCGCGTGCTGGGGCTGACCGCGATCACAGACATGGCCACAGGCGAGGTCGTTGACCAGGTCTCGCACGAGGAGGTGCTCAACGTGGCGCGTGATCTCGAGCCCAGGTTCGTTCGGCTGACCAGGCGCATCATCGCGACCCTGCGCGCGTAG